The sequence aatttaataaataattatttaataattataattattccgactactgtagtcgaaaatttaataaataattatttaataattataattatttcgactacagtagtcagaaatttaataaataattatttaataattataattattccgaccactgtagtcgaaaaattaataaataattatttaataaatatattttttctgactactgtagtcaaaaatttaataattatttaaaaattattattatttaataaataattaattaataattattatattgctTTAGCTTACACTGCTCTCAgattataaacaacataaataatgtatttttcacaATAGGATCAAACacgataaaaatttataaatacaagaactttaaaacattcaaaacaaacatcaaatcaaatagtttaaacatctaaatatcacaaccaaaaacaaggacaataactacaatctaattatcatcagatccacTATCTTCCTCATCATGAAATACTTGCGGCATGTGCTTCTTAACCATCTCctcaaatttagcaaacttagCATCGTTAGTTGCACATTTCTGCGTCAATTCCACAATTTACTTTTTCACCACTTCCATTCCTTCCACAGTttgcaaagtagaagaggaactgGGAAACAACGAAGGACTACTCGAGGATTGGAGAACCCCTGTCCCGTAGGTTCTACCTTTCTTCGGATCATCTACCATAGCTGTCCACATATTAGTCATATCTGCAGgtgatggttggaccatggtaccatcctctgaagTAGGTTGGGTTTGACGCCACTCTTCTATACTTTTTTTAAATTCTccctgaaagaaaaattatttgtcaatatgtaaacaagcaaagttgagtaataataaaacaatgtatgtaaaagttattatcttacatatgcattCTTAGCACGCATTTCAACCCAATCTCCTCTTGTACCGTTCTTGTTTTTCTTCCTATGCGTCTCTTCATAGACCTCAAGAAAAGGGCGcttttttccctcattttcatattcctgcaaaattttagaaaaagagataataCAAGTATGAAGACAAGTCCGAGCAGCATAGACCAAAACATCTTAAGACTAATACAAATCCAACAAAAATAGTAGTTTAGGAGAGTTGAAATATAGCTTGGTGCTATATAAGTAGTAGTAGTTTAGCAGAATCATGCGTTTGTTGTACTTAATTGTCTCTTCTTCTCTTATTCATGTTGTTCTGCATGGAGTCTGGACAAAACAGCACAAACAGTTTCATGTTAAAACAGGCAGTGGCTTTACTGAAACTCAATGGCATTTGCCCCTGCTGTTCTTGCTAGtatttataaagatttgaacttGCTTAACCAATTGATTGTATCTTCAACTAAGCATACTGAACATAGTAGTAATTCTATATGTATAAAAGATGAGTCGGAACTTATCCTTCGCGCTCCTCTTCATTTTGTTCAGATATTGGCTTGGGAGAGATTTCCTAGTTTGCAGCCTAAGCCTAGTGCTATTTACTGTGGAGAGCCAAGAGTGGCTAGATGGCAAAAGGTGAAAAAACTAGTACATGTAGATTCTAGGAGTGAAATTAATTCTGCAGCAGAATGTTTCAGTGGCATCCTTATGCTATTGATACTATGAAGAATCGGGGCATCAACAAATTCTACAAGGAAAGGGAGAAATATGTGGTGGTTGGACCAAATATGGAAAGAGATATCTAAATATTTGCTCGACTTGTTTGAACTTCTGAACTAGTTAGGATGGATTGTGAAGAACTGTACAACCCGCATAGAGTATCAATAAAACTTGGACTCGATCAAGATGTGCCTAGTTGCGTGAATCATGCTTGGAGAAACTATGACCGGCCAATTAAAGATGTCAACATCTATATACCTTCTAGGTTGTTCGAGTCAGATGTTAGCAAACGATACCCTGAGAATTCATAAATGTGTTCCTTTATCTGAATGAAGTTTTGATATGAAGGAATAAGATATTGTGAATTGTTGCAGCAATTGGAATTCCTGTGGGTTTATCTCTAAACtaaaaaaagttggaaaattgggaATTTAACTATAGTATGACCCGAGGAAGATAGTGGTGACCTTGTTCAGATTAACACCTCAACTGATATCGATGAATTCTAGACTGTTGAAGAAGTCAATCGGTTAGCTTACGAGCATCAAGTTTGGGAAAAGGAAGCTTGTACAGTGAGAAGTGGCTCTTCTTTATCTTGCGTCTTTCAAGTATGACGTCCTCTATAAAAGTTTACTGCAATAAAGTGGTTTGTTGCATGGGGCAAATAGAAATATCGTAAGATATATTAACAAATGTGATATTTGAAACATGAACTTAATTATATATATGAGTTGTGAAATTCTTATATGAGATAGAATGTGTAAATGTTATATGTTTCTATATTATGACTAAGTTCTTAACTATGTTTTCTCACCTATATATTTCAAATTGTCAATATATTCGTATATATGATGGAAACTAGGTCTGCTAGAGGAGCTTCAGATGCAGATGTTGATTCAATCTGAGAGCTTAGTTCATAGGTATTGtgtaagaataaaaattttatagaaaaatagaggGTGCACTAAATGGTGAAAGAGCAATAACAGTGCACCAGAGGATACAGTTAAGTGTGTAACCAAGGGACAGCGGTCTAAAACCCATGGAAGGATACCAAGATTGCCATGGGGACACAAGGAAAAACTAAATGCCTCAGTGTGTTGTTAATTTGCACTGAAAAGTGATGAGGACAGAACAGATGGCAATTATATTCAGGGTTATGAAACGAAAGCTGTAGAATCTCTATTTTATGATGAAGATGACTATTTAATGGTTTCAGAATTTTTACGCCGAAGGAGGCTCCTAAAAGAAGGAATTACTGTACCGGATAATCAAGAACTCCTACCTAGCACCCACAACCAATCTTCTTCAGCTTTGAATGATGGAGCTCGAACTCCCACAGAAAGGGAGGCCTTAATGAAATCAAAACCACTAAAAGAAACACTTGAGACTTTAAATGTAAAATCGAAAGAATTAGATGGAGATAACGCATATGTAGTTAGCCAAATGGTGCAACTAAAGAGCAAGGACAATAATGACAAAGGTTTCTGTAAACTCAATTTGCCTGATAGTTTAGAACTTGCAAGTAAGATTCCAAAAGCAACTAGGAGCGATGGTAGATTTGTAGAATTTTTAGGAACTGATACTGCTAAAATGAGTTTGCAGATTAGCAATGATTCATTGGACACACATTAGGTAACTACAAATATGTTGATCAACAGAACTGAAGGAAATATGCATATGCAGAATATTGAAATGATCGATATTTCAAAACTTGAGAAGAGGATTAGAAACCTTGAAAATATCATTGTTGAAAAGTTGGACCGATTAAAACTTTCAGAAAGATCATGCATTCGACTAAGCCGTAGGCACCAACACTTCATTAAATAGAGAGAATGTGACCCTAATCAACACCAAATTGCTACATTTTAGTAATTAAGCAATAACAataggagggtagagtgtacgcagccCACAAATtctcttcttcttactttctaaAACCATCAGACAGTGTGATATaagatcaagttcacaacaaaagaaacaagaaacaacaagagcaataagatgtcaacaacaatgctagtaaatcaaaataggccacacacggcttcactaaacttcaagatgaacaacaagaagaatataacaataataatgaatCGAAaaagcctcacacggcttcactatgtcaagGTTTAGAACATTGAACTAAaccgaaaaaatcaaaaatttaagcTAATATTACCAGTCTTCTCATCAAACCTCCAGTGTGCAACAGGCCACCCGTTTGAGACGCTCTATTTGCCTTTGCCCGTTCCCTCTTCCCCCTATATTCAGGAGTATCCCATTTTTCCAAGAACTGAACCCACACATCAGCATTCAGCCAACCATGTTTTTCCAAGTTCCTCCGGGCCTCATACAAGTGTTCTTTGATCCGTAGAGctgctttcaacttgaaaatgcattgtattttattttcatgacaAGAATTACATGCACACTTTGTCtgtaaaatagtttaatataaagtcGTGAAATGAGTTGATGGATACAAAggtaaattcatcattgataTCACACTGAAAtggtaaattctttgattttgattataccaTAAACTGGTTCCACATAAGAATTCTGACGTCGAGTCGAATCTCATTCCAACTACCCCACGGCTCCATGTAAAATGGTTTAATtacttctataaatatatgttcACCGCTATATGCGGGAATGAACCTGCAATAAAGTTATTTTAAATTATCTtagctttcaaaaattttaaaaattacgagAAAACATACGGTTTACTTACCCATTACCAGCAGGGGCGATAATTAGCCTTCCGTTGCCGTCATATTCTACTACCTCTTTAAATTTTAGAATCTGGAAAGCAGCTGTTGTAGCATTAGACGCTGTAGCACTATCAATGGATAGCGATGTTAAAGTGCTAGGACCTCCAATTCTCAATCCAGAAAGGCTAAGTGTGGATGATGTTGAAGGTACAGATGAAGAGCTACTATGCAAACTATTATGGAGAGAAGAGGGCTGGAACTGGTAGGGTAGTGGGGGCATGAAAAAAGAATTTGGCAGTAAAATAGTTGCCCTTGGAGGAGGAAGAATATTTGTAGTAGCTGATTGAAGAGTTGTGGCAAcaggtggtggtggtagtggtgtatATTGACCTGCGAGAAGATTATCAGgttctttcttacctttcttacgCCGTCTATTACCATGACCTTTTGATGCCActgattttctttattaaccacctggaaaaaaaaagaactatCAAATGGAGTTAGTCTGTGTTATGCTGCCCAGATATGTTTCTTagatcaaaagaaaattaaattctgCATTCCCTGTAGTATTGAGTGAAAGAAAGCCTCATCTTATCTCGAATAGTGAGATGCTAAGTATTTgtccttgtatttgtcaatatgaCCAGATAATTATtacattcaatatatgttatCTATTTTTTAAGGTGTTTGCATACACGTTaagaaatacatatacaaacCTTAATCATAAGAGTATTTATCTAAACTACTCTATATCCCTCAAACATCTCAATTTGTTACCACTCCACTAACTATAGCAGTTAAggtgaatttgaaaaataattaattccatAAAATATTCCAGTGTATCTCATCCAGCAACTAAACAACCTCTTAAAGAATACATAGACAAAAGCTTTGGATACTACTAATGTAACCTTACTCAAACAGCAAGAATAAATCAGCTCTTATAATTTCAGTATTCGATAGTTGAATCCAAGGTTAACACCATTCAAATGATCCTAGTTTAATTGGGAAACTGTCATTGCAGAAACCGCATAACAAGCTAAGATTGAATAAAACGGAAGACAACActcaagaaatcataaataggaAAGACTTAGCCACCAGATAAATTTTGGACTACTCCAAAGACTTCATAAATAAACAACTTACTTTATGCAAAGGAACTAAAGAAGTAGGATTTAAGAAAATGCAACAAGACAAGCAAATCATGCATAGTACCAACAGCTTTACCACCGCTATTTAATCAAACAACCAGAAATGTTTTTACTGGCACTACAAATGTTAACAAAGAAAAGACACTatattgtcaagaaaaatagcaaaaagcAGCAGCTAAAATTAAATTCAAGACCTTgttacaacacattactactattaataacaacTCAATCCTCATCGTTTGTttcatagtcattcatcaattcttcctcatcacttgtttcatattcattcatCGATTCTTCCTcatcatttgtttcattttcatcaagtaactCTTTCTcgcttattttattttcatcagtTGGATCTTCCTAGTCATTTGCCCCGAATGTTCCTTCTCCATAATCATGAACATTCAATCTAAGTTCAGAAGGATCAAATTCTTCATATAAGCCTTCGTTATGCTTACACTCACCTGCTAATTCATCATCCACCCTTTCTTCAACACTTGAAATGTCATTCTGATATGCTACATCTAATGCATTCTCTACTTAAACTCTACCCACAGGCTTTGTTTTTATAATTACCCGCCATACAGATTTATTCTTACACAagggataaggagcataatacacttgtttcacTTTTTTGCAATGACAAATGGATCATAGAGTCCATACTCCCTTGTACgcttaatttcaactattttgtacTGAGGGTGCATCTTTGTACCTAACCTAGGTGTAGGATCATACCACTTACACCGAAAGAGAACCAATTTTTTCTTTGTCCAACCAAAATGATAACCGAGTTCTAAAATCTCGTGAAGCACACCACAATAATCAACACTGCCATCACCTTTCACCCAAACCCCACTATTATTGTTTTTCTTGTCCTTAGAGAACTCTTCTGTATGAAATTTGTACCCATTGACAGATTACTTAGAAAACTTTCTGACTTTAGCATCAGATCCCCAAGCTATATCATGTAAAAATTGGTcatttgggtcataattaagtggattatgaacctataaaaattttaaaaaaaaattagcatttaaatatacataagattgaacaaaagtgtaaatcgtgttaaatatttaagttacacttacatattctctaaaccacactGAAAATACAGGATAAACAGCAGCATCCCCGTGTAAAGCCACGAAGTAGCTATCCGACAAAGTTATGACTTTCATTAGTTAAAGCTTAGATAGACCTTGAATGATtgtccttaatataaatatactcacttATAAAAAGGCAGAACCTCGGGATAATTTAATAATAGATATGTTGTAGCTCACTTAAGCTCCACCTCATTCAACTATCGAAGTGGACCACCTTTCGAACTTCCTTTACCTGGTTGATTGAATATTAAAAATGGTGGTGTTGAAGGATCTGTATTGTATCCATCATCATGCCTATTAGGTCGGTTTCTTAGACATGGTAcatcatgttcaaaataatatgaacaacaataagaggtctctttagccaaataagcctcacatattgatccctcaattccggatttattttttatggtcCGCTTACATTTGCTAATAGTCCTGCATAgtatgatcttttagatgaaataattttcaattaaaacacatgaagGTAAATGTTAAAAGTCAATACCTCTCAAAGGGATACATCCATCTACACTGAACAGGCCCTCCAAGTCGTGCCTCTCGCACAAGGTGAATTGGAAAATGCTCCATAACATCAAAAAAACTAGGAGAAAAAGTTTTTGCCAACTTGTTTAAGGTTAAGCAAATGTTGATATCCATCAAACATAGGTTCTCCTCCCTTAATATGTTAgaacataaatctttgaaaaataagcttatctCTGTTATGGGCTTCTAGATTCTATCGGGAAATGCACAGAATGCAGTACGCATCAATGACTCCATGAAAATGTGACAGTCA comes from Capsicum annuum cultivar UCD-10X-F1 chromosome 2, UCD10Xv1.1, whole genome shotgun sequence and encodes:
- the LOC107858669 gene encoding uncharacterized protein LOC107858669 isoform X2, whose protein sequence is MVIDGVRKILKFKEVVEYDGNGRLIIAPAGNGFIPAYSGEHIFIEVIKPFYMEPWGSWNEIRLDVRILMWNQFMTKCACNSCHENKIQCIFKLKAALRIKEHLYEARRNLEKHGWLNADVWVQFLEKWDTPEYRGKRERAKANRASQTGGLLHTGGLMRRLVILA
- the LOC107858669 gene encoding uncharacterized protein LOC107858669 isoform X1 — its product is MPPLPYQFQPSSLHNSLHSSSSSVPSTSSTLSLSGLRIGGPSTLTSLSIDSATASNATTAAFQILKFKEVVEYDGNGRLIIAPAGNGFIPAYSGEHIFIEVIKPFYMEPWGSWNEIRLDVRILMWNQFMTKCACNSCHENKIQCIFKLKAALRIKEHLYEARRNLEKHGWLNADVWVQFLEKWDTPEYRGKRERAKANRASQTGGLLHTGGLMRRLVILA